The following coding sequences lie in one Listeria ivanovii subsp. londoniensis genomic window:
- a CDS encoding permease produces the protein MFSHLPDSFLQMNTIFISILIEALPFVLIGVFIAGFIQMFISEKFIARVIPKNKFLAVIVGSLIGVFFPSCECGIVPIVRNLLAKGVPLHAGIAFMLTAPIINPVVLFSTYVAFGSTWEVPLLRVAGSLVVALVVGNIIAYFYKGTGLKDRFLKYETAGEKMAVPAANLATVGPNNGMVTPHFQVLEAETEANHIHHHHHHGEAHIHVEMPLSQKVWHTVQHAVDEFFSVGKYLVFGALLAAAMQTYIKTSTLVSIGHGPVLSILLMMVLAFVLSLCSEADAFIAASFRSVFSTQSIVAFLVFGPMLDIKNLMMMLGAFKAKFVLLIVTSVTIVVFLYALVI, from the coding sequence ATGTTTAGTCATCTTCCGGATTCATTCCTACAAATGAACACTATTTTTATCTCTATTTTGATTGAGGCATTACCATTTGTGCTTATTGGAGTGTTTATTGCCGGTTTTATCCAAATGTTTATTTCAGAAAAATTCATCGCGCGAGTAATCCCTAAAAATAAATTTCTAGCAGTCATTGTTGGTTCGTTAATAGGTGTATTTTTCCCTTCTTGTGAGTGCGGAATTGTTCCGATTGTACGTAATTTACTCGCAAAAGGAGTACCACTTCACGCTGGAATTGCTTTTATGCTTACAGCTCCAATTATTAATCCTGTTGTATTATTTTCGACTTATGTGGCATTTGGTAGTACATGGGAAGTTCCGCTACTACGCGTTGCTGGAAGTCTCGTCGTTGCATTAGTTGTTGGCAATATTATCGCTTATTTTTATAAAGGGACAGGACTTAAGGATCGTTTTCTAAAATATGAAACTGCCGGTGAAAAAATGGCAGTACCAGCTGCGAATTTAGCTACGGTTGGTCCAAATAATGGAATGGTTACTCCTCATTTCCAAGTTTTAGAGGCGGAGACAGAAGCTAACCATATTCACCACCATCACCATCACGGCGAAGCACATATTCACGTGGAAATGCCGCTAAGCCAAAAAGTATGGCATACAGTACAACACGCTGTAGATGAGTTTTTCTCGGTTGGAAAATACTTAGTTTTTGGTGCTTTGCTAGCTGCAGCAATGCAAACATACATCAAAACATCTACGCTAGTTTCTATTGGTCACGGACCTGTGCTATCGATTTTATTGATGATGGTACTCGCATTTGTGCTTTCACTATGTTCCGAAGCAGATGCTTTTATTGCTGCTTCATTTCGTAGTGTTTTCTCCACCCAGTCTATCGTTGCATTTTTAGTGTTCGGTCCGATGCTGGATATTAAAAATTTAATGATGATGTTAGGGGCATTTAAAGCAAAATTCGTGCTATTAATTGTTACTAGCGTTACGATTGTTGTCTTTTTATATGCTTTGGTTATTTAA
- a CDS encoding PTS lactose/cellobiose transporter subunit IIA codes for MSKQDNVEETDSLNELSMNILIHAGNARNDLVDALNYLEDFEFSKADESIQAAKKEIVIAHGLQTDTLQLEASGNQIRYSTLFCHAQDTLMTAKSEILIGEHILRLFKKMNEQMKK; via the coding sequence ATGTCTAAGCAAGACAATGTGGAAGAAACAGATAGTTTGAATGAGCTATCAATGAACATTTTAATTCATGCGGGAAATGCAAGGAATGACTTGGTGGATGCTTTGAATTACTTAGAAGATTTTGAGTTTAGTAAAGCTGATGAAAGTATCCAAGCAGCAAAAAAAGAAATCGTTATTGCACACGGCTTACAAACAGACACACTACAATTAGAAGCATCGGGCAACCAAATTCGCTATTCGACACTTTTCTGTCATGCGCAAGATACATTAATGACAGCCAAAAGTGAAATCCTAATTGGTGAACACATATTACGTTTGTTTAAAAAAATGAATGAGCAAATGAAAAAGTAG
- a CDS encoding glycoside hydrolase family 1 protein, with protein MFENYKFPNDFLWGGAIAANQAEGAFQLDGKGISLADLHKYHTNKTNEEISEEQHKGVSLADIKANIVDKTNYYPKRHGIDFYHTYPEDLALLAEMGFKTFRTSIDWTRIFPTGEEDEPNEAGLKYYDNLIDKIIELGMEPIITILHYETPVEIVLKHGGWHNRKVIDLFVKYGKTVLDRYSQKVKYWIVINQINLIQFEPFNSTAIPNDAVDDYLSATYQAVHNQFVASAQIYEYGKMINPDLMIGTMLADCTAYPYSCDPDDIVLAMKRNRMEYFYADVAFQGEYPQYALNYFDENGIKVEITPEDKDLLSKNTMDYLALSYYYSQMVDSKKNDLDPASITPNPHLKANPWGWAVDPKGLYNALSEYWDRYHKPIIIAENGFGMYDKLEHGEVNDDYRIDYLSAHLKEMKRAMYDGVEVIAYCAWGPIDIVSCSSAQMEKRYGFIYVDLDNEGKGTGKRIKKKSFSWYKKVIASNGQDLEA; from the coding sequence ATGTTTGAAAATTACAAGTTTCCGAACGATTTTCTTTGGGGAGGAGCTATTGCCGCAAATCAGGCAGAGGGCGCTTTTCAATTAGATGGAAAAGGAATTAGTCTAGCAGATTTACACAAATACCACACAAATAAAACCAACGAAGAGATTAGCGAGGAGCAGCATAAAGGAGTTAGTTTAGCTGATATAAAAGCAAATATTGTAGATAAAACAAATTATTATCCGAAACGCCATGGTATTGATTTCTATCATACCTATCCAGAAGATTTGGCATTACTTGCTGAAATGGGTTTCAAAACATTCCGTACGTCCATTGATTGGACGCGAATTTTCCCTACAGGTGAAGAAGACGAGCCAAACGAAGCAGGTTTAAAATACTATGATAATTTAATCGATAAAATAATCGAATTGGGTATGGAACCAATTATTACTATCCTACATTATGAAACTCCGGTCGAAATTGTCTTAAAACATGGCGGATGGCATAATCGTAAAGTTATCGATTTATTCGTTAAATATGGTAAAACAGTATTGGATCGATACAGCCAAAAAGTAAAATATTGGATTGTTATCAACCAAATTAATTTAATTCAATTCGAGCCGTTTAACTCTACAGCGATTCCAAATGACGCCGTGGATGATTATTTATCCGCAACGTATCAAGCGGTTCACAACCAATTCGTAGCAAGTGCACAAATTTACGAATACGGTAAGATGATTAACCCGGACTTAATGATAGGAACAATGCTTGCAGATTGCACAGCCTATCCATATTCTTGTGATCCAGATGATATTGTCCTTGCAATGAAACGCAACCGGATGGAATACTTCTATGCAGATGTAGCATTCCAAGGTGAATATCCGCAGTACGCATTAAACTATTTCGATGAAAACGGAATTAAAGTAGAAATCACACCTGAAGATAAAGACCTTTTAAGTAAGAATACGATGGACTATTTAGCTTTATCTTACTATTATTCTCAAATGGTAGACTCTAAGAAAAATGACTTAGATCCAGCATCAATTACACCAAATCCACATTTAAAAGCAAATCCATGGGGCTGGGCTGTTGATCCAAAAGGCTTATACAACGCTTTGTCAGAGTATTGGGATAGATATCATAAACCAATTATTATAGCCGAAAATGGTTTCGGAATGTACGACAAACTAGAGCACGGAGAAGTAAATGACGATTACCGAATTGATTACTTATCAGCTCATCTAAAAGAAATGAAACGTGCTATGTACGATGGTGTCGAAGTAATTGCCTACTGTGCTTGGGGACCAATCGATATTGTTAGCTGTTCCTCCGCGCAAATGGAAAAAAGATATGGCTTCATTTATGTAGACTTGGATAATGAAGGAAAAGGTACAGGCAAAAGAATTAAAAAGAAAAGTTTTTCATGGTATAAAAAAGTAATAGCTTCTAATGGGCAAGATTTAGAAGCATGA
- the abc-f gene encoding ribosomal protection-like ABC-F family protein: MSIIEINQLKIEVADRVLVEIPNLLVNPKARVGIIGQNGLGKTTLIEVIAGVQEPAGGKVTIQGRLAYIKQLPTDKSTKSGGEKTRKAIQQAMRQNPSVLLADEPTSNLDVKSVKHLERQWKDWHGALIIISHDRAFLNSLCTEIWEIKDQKIQVYQGNYQAYLKQRKQQQNQAELAYKEFKNKKKQLEASQNYHEVEAGRIVKPGKRLNAKEASAFKAGKRTQQKKQHSTIKALDKRIERLGNVEKPHKAKPIKISTPENRIIKKGNTVLTAIEATYEIAGKKLFSTTDFSIKSGDKVALIGENASGKTSFLKQILQNNSKLVCSNQAKIAYFDQELQGLDLTKTLLENMTDISVQSKQMTKEVLGSMHFKETDWLKKASLLSGGERVKLLLSMLLVSDANFLILDEPTNYLDIFAMEALETLIQNFTGTVLFVSHDRTFVSQVAEQLLVIESGKMAFYRMTITEYEASITPSRITEEDKLILEMRMSEIAAKLMQPNLKEEDKALLEKDYQEVITKRRQFN; the protein is encoded by the coding sequence GTGTCTATAATCGAAATAAATCAATTGAAAATAGAAGTGGCAGATCGCGTGTTAGTTGAAATTCCGAACCTACTCGTAAACCCAAAAGCAAGAGTCGGTATTATCGGCCAAAATGGGCTTGGTAAAACAACGCTTATCGAAGTTATCGCGGGTGTCCAAGAACCAGCTGGAGGTAAAGTTACTATTCAAGGAAGGCTTGCTTACATTAAACAACTGCCAACAGATAAAAGTACAAAAAGTGGTGGGGAAAAAACAAGAAAAGCAATCCAACAAGCAATGCGCCAAAATCCGAGTGTTTTGCTAGCAGATGAACCAACTAGTAACTTGGATGTGAAAAGCGTAAAACACTTAGAACGACAGTGGAAAGACTGGCATGGTGCCTTAATTATCATCTCGCATGACCGGGCATTTTTAAATAGTCTTTGTACGGAAATCTGGGAAATTAAAGACCAAAAAATCCAAGTATACCAAGGAAACTACCAAGCCTATTTAAAGCAAAGAAAACAGCAACAAAACCAAGCAGAATTGGCCTACAAAGAATTTAAAAATAAAAAGAAACAATTAGAAGCTTCTCAAAATTACCATGAAGTCGAAGCAGGACGAATTGTAAAACCCGGAAAACGACTCAATGCGAAAGAAGCAAGCGCCTTTAAAGCTGGAAAAAGGACACAGCAGAAAAAGCAACATAGCACTATTAAGGCACTTGATAAGCGAATTGAACGGCTTGGAAACGTGGAAAAGCCACATAAAGCGAAACCAATAAAAATTTCCACCCCAGAGAACCGAATAATAAAAAAGGGAAATACCGTTCTAACTGCCATAGAAGCAACATACGAAATTGCCGGAAAAAAGCTATTCTCAACAACGGACTTTTCTATTAAGTCAGGAGACAAAGTAGCACTAATTGGCGAAAATGCCAGTGGGAAAACGAGCTTTTTAAAACAAATCCTTCAAAATAATTCTAAGTTAGTATGCAGTAATCAAGCAAAAATTGCCTATTTTGATCAGGAACTACAAGGTTTAGACTTAACAAAAACATTATTAGAAAATATGACAGACATTAGTGTTCAAAGCAAACAAATGACTAAAGAAGTCCTTGGAAGCATGCATTTCAAAGAAACAGATTGGCTCAAAAAAGCGAGCTTACTTTCAGGCGGAGAACGAGTAAAACTACTCCTTAGTATGCTCCTTGTAAGTGATGCAAATTTCCTAATCCTCGATGAACCAACGAATTACTTAGATATTTTTGCAATGGAGGCATTGGAAACGCTAATTCAAAATTTCACAGGTACCGTACTTTTTGTTTCCCATGATAGAACTTTTGTAAGTCAAGTAGCAGAACAGCTTCTAGTTATTGAATCAGGCAAAATGGCTTTTTACCGAATGACCATCACGGAATATGAGGCTAGTATAACGCCAAGTCGTATTACAGAAGAAGATAAGCTTATTCTGGAAATGCGAATGTCTGAAATTGCCGCCAAGCTGATGCAGCCTAACCTAAAGGAAGAAGATAAGGCATTACTGGAAAAAGATTACCAAGAAGTTATTACAAAAAGAAGACAGTTCAATTGA
- a CDS encoding BglG family transcription antiterminator, with protein sequence MDTQKEVLAYLAKHTSKWVTSNELADFCECTTRTIRAKVFKINEATPGLIKSTQKGYKINENVKLEVQTESDSTERKSQLLLQLIKNSTKGVDLFDLADILYISEVTLKKDIQQLKKELRDAHVQIVISKNRIKLIGKETAKRKYMISLLYEEGGYRESIKGHIQEMIGAISIDKLQTIIGEVLTKEAITTNQYSMMNIVLHYAISMVRIGQGNTLIETKNALIKKTSQEYQISKKIARILSKEYQLEFSEEEIQQLALQYVGLQNEKSANAKQEELEKFVDSKIIHALELALTNVEETYLIDLQNEQLFIKLAIHIQSLYYRACYKTYTRNLSLLDIKTSYPVTFDIAVYISSLLQEKLDIDFNEDEISFIALHIGSFLESQNHNNVKLTIGLLVDDYHDLRVNMLNKLQELFEKEAEIKVIKKEIAEKELDILLTTNRDIALEKAGSIFIHPLLTNKDIKKITSRIQTKRRILENNQLAKQIDQYVVKSLYSNQIDPSELTPLKIRAQMVTKMEKQAFVTPDFYENVERREQMAPTSFPSGIAIPHSIENDAEKSGVSIMTLQESIFWNEVEVKLIALVAISKNDANQFNDFFEKFVEIVSEQVNAKRLSMAESFDEFVQKLKIMIEENE encoded by the coding sequence ATGGATACGCAAAAAGAAGTACTAGCTTATTTGGCCAAACATACGAGTAAGTGGGTTACCTCAAATGAGTTAGCAGATTTTTGTGAATGCACGACACGAACAATCCGTGCAAAAGTTTTCAAAATAAATGAAGCAACACCTGGTTTAATTAAATCCACTCAAAAAGGTTATAAGATTAATGAAAATGTGAAATTGGAAGTGCAAACAGAAAGTGATTCGACAGAACGTAAATCACAATTATTGCTTCAATTAATTAAAAATTCGACTAAAGGCGTTGATTTATTTGATCTCGCCGATATTTTGTATATTTCAGAAGTTACTTTAAAAAAAGATATCCAGCAATTAAAAAAAGAACTTCGAGATGCCCATGTCCAAATCGTCATAAGTAAAAATCGAATTAAATTAATTGGCAAAGAGACAGCTAAAAGAAAATACATGATTTCTTTACTATATGAAGAAGGCGGCTACAGAGAAAGTATTAAAGGACACATTCAAGAAATGATTGGTGCTATTTCGATAGATAAGCTACAAACTATCATTGGAGAAGTACTTACAAAAGAAGCAATCACAACGAATCAATATTCGATGATGAACATTGTGTTACATTATGCTATCAGTATGGTGCGTATTGGGCAAGGAAACACGCTAATTGAAACTAAAAATGCCCTCATAAAAAAAACCTCCCAAGAATATCAAATATCGAAAAAAATTGCCAGAATCCTTTCTAAAGAATATCAACTAGAATTCTCAGAAGAAGAAATACAACAATTAGCTTTACAATATGTTGGATTACAAAATGAAAAATCAGCCAATGCCAAACAAGAAGAATTAGAAAAATTTGTCGATAGTAAAATCATTCATGCCTTAGAATTAGCCCTTACAAACGTCGAGGAAACCTATTTAATTGATTTACAAAACGAACAACTTTTCATCAAACTCGCGATTCATATTCAAAGTTTATACTACCGAGCATGTTACAAAACCTATACAAGGAACTTAAGCCTGTTAGACATAAAAACATCTTATCCGGTCACATTTGATATTGCTGTATACATCTCTTCATTATTACAAGAAAAATTGGATATCGATTTTAATGAAGACGAAATCTCCTTTATTGCCCTACATATCGGCTCCTTTTTAGAAAGTCAAAACCATAACAATGTGAAACTGACAATCGGATTATTGGTCGATGATTACCATGATTTAAGAGTTAACATGTTAAATAAACTGCAAGAGTTATTTGAAAAGGAAGCAGAAATTAAAGTAATCAAAAAAGAAATAGCAGAAAAAGAGTTAGACATTCTGCTAACTACCAACCGAGACATAGCTTTAGAAAAAGCTGGCTCGATTTTCATCCACCCATTACTAACTAATAAAGACATCAAAAAAATCACTAGTCGAATTCAGACAAAGCGGCGAATACTCGAAAATAACCAACTTGCCAAACAAATAGATCAGTATGTCGTCAAGTCGCTATACTCCAACCAAATTGACCCTTCAGAACTAACTCCACTAAAAATTAGAGCGCAAATGGTAACTAAAATGGAAAAACAAGCGTTTGTTACTCCGGATTTCTATGAAAATGTGGAGAGACGCGAACAAATGGCACCAACTAGTTTTCCATCAGGCATCGCAATACCACACTCCATCGAAAACGATGCGGAGAAAAGCGGTGTTTCGATTATGACTCTTCAAGAATCCATTTTTTGGAATGAAGTGGAGGTAAAGTTAATTGCTCTTGTCGCCATTAGTAAAAACGATGCTAATCAATTTAATGATTTTTTTGAGAAATTTGTTGAAATCGTTTCGGAACAAGTAAATGCTAAAAGACTGTCTATGGCGGAAAGTTTTGATGAGTTTGTTCAAAAATTAAAAATAATGATTGAAGAAAATGAGTAG
- a CDS encoding NAD-dependent succinate-semialdehyde dehydrogenase has protein sequence MSIKETALPKVQTKLFINGKWIDGDSKEVKDIINPATGEVIAKIAQAGPGETKQAIKAAKDAFPDWANMELAERVKILHKIADLMEQKADKLAKIMTLEQGKPLKESKGEVLTGVENFRFAAEEARRLYGETIPAPNNHAFIVKKQPIGVVAAITPWNFPGGMVTRKIAPALATGNTVILKPSGDTPLSALAIFEIFEEAGLPKGVANIVMGSSKEIGETLTDSDDVRKLTFTGSTKVGQSLFKQSAGTLKKISLELGGHAPFIVFADANLEQATSDLVAAKFRNNGQVCVSPNRIFVAKEIKEAFTKLLITKVEKLKVGNGLDDVNIGPLIREDAMDKIDQQLKNAKDKGAKVLTGGGRLTGSDYDKGNFYQPTVLDEVTREMDIFYEETFGPVIPLINFETEDEAIELANDSEFGLASYFYTKDLARVEKVSSALEYGMVGANEIAISNPETPFGGVKHSGFGRENGHFGMEEYIDVKFINLKYRD, from the coding sequence TTGAGTATCAAAGAAACAGCTTTACCAAAAGTTCAAACGAAACTATTTATTAATGGAAAATGGATTGACGGAGATAGTAAAGAAGTAAAAGATATTATAAATCCAGCAACAGGCGAAGTTATCGCAAAGATTGCCCAAGCAGGACCTGGCGAAACGAAACAAGCAATTAAAGCGGCGAAAGATGCATTTCCGGACTGGGCAAACATGGAACTAGCTGAGCGAGTAAAAATTTTGCATAAAATAGCTGATTTAATGGAACAAAAGGCAGATAAACTCGCAAAAATTATGACGCTAGAGCAAGGGAAACCTCTAAAAGAATCAAAAGGAGAAGTACTAACTGGTGTTGAAAACTTCCGGTTTGCTGCAGAAGAAGCAAGACGATTATATGGTGAAACAATTCCAGCACCTAACAATCATGCTTTCATTGTAAAAAAACAACCTATTGGTGTGGTTGCTGCGATTACTCCTTGGAATTTCCCAGGTGGAATGGTTACCAGGAAAATTGCTCCAGCACTTGCTACTGGTAATACCGTCATATTAAAACCTTCCGGAGATACACCACTTTCAGCCTTGGCGATTTTCGAAATTTTTGAAGAAGCGGGCTTACCAAAAGGTGTGGCGAATATCGTGATGGGCAGTTCAAAAGAAATCGGTGAAACTCTAACCGATAGCGATGATGTTCGAAAACTTACTTTTACCGGTTCTACTAAAGTCGGTCAAAGTTTATTTAAACAATCTGCAGGCACATTGAAAAAAATATCGCTTGAGCTTGGAGGACACGCACCTTTCATCGTATTTGCAGATGCGAATTTAGAGCAAGCTACAAGTGATTTAGTCGCAGCAAAATTCCGTAATAATGGACAAGTATGCGTATCACCCAACCGGATTTTTGTAGCCAAAGAAATAAAAGAAGCTTTTACAAAACTACTTATTACTAAAGTAGAAAAATTAAAAGTTGGTAACGGTTTAGATGATGTAAATATTGGTCCGCTAATTCGCGAAGATGCGATGGACAAAATCGATCAACAACTAAAAAATGCTAAAGATAAAGGTGCTAAAGTCTTAACTGGTGGTGGACGTTTGACAGGTAGCGATTATGATAAGGGTAACTTCTATCAACCAACTGTTTTGGATGAAGTAACGCGTGAGATGGATATATTCTACGAGGAAACTTTTGGGCCTGTTATACCTTTAATTAATTTTGAAACGGAAGATGAAGCAATTGAACTGGCCAATGATAGTGAATTTGGTTTAGCTTCCTACTTTTATACAAAAGATTTAGCAAGAGTCGAAAAAGTAAGTTCTGCATTAGAATACGGCATGGTTGGAGCAAACGAGATTGCCATTTCTAATCCGGAAACACCATTTGGTGGCGTTAAACATTCAGGATTTGGCCGAGAAAATGGACACTTCGGAATGGAAGAATATATTGACGTCAAATTTATCAATCTAAAATATCGTGATTAA
- a CDS encoding PTS cellobiose, IIB component: MKNILLICGSGASSGFMAAAIRKAAKKKGEQVTVKAASEAQIDERINEIDYLLIGPHLSYMLDDLKEKVKDKDVLVTVIPQSTYGSLNGEKALELILNMEG, from the coding sequence ATGAAAAACATTTTACTTATTTGTGGTTCAGGAGCTTCAAGCGGATTTATGGCAGCAGCAATTAGAAAAGCAGCAAAGAAAAAAGGAGAACAAGTGACTGTAAAAGCTGCTAGTGAAGCTCAAATAGACGAACGAATTAATGAAATTGATTACTTACTCATTGGTCCGCACTTATCATACATGTTAGATGATTTGAAGGAAAAAGTGAAAGACAAAGATGTACTTGTAACAGTTATTCCACAGTCTACGTATGGATCATTAAACGGTGAAAAAGCATTGGAATTAATTTTGAATATGGAGGGGTAA
- a CDS encoding PTS sugar transporter subunit IIC, with product MNNKVMDFMTNKFAPKVNKVVKNPWVSAIQDAIMSALPLVFVGSLVTIVSLLKNLFPKMPDFSMISNFSFGMFGLVVAFLIPYYVMEKKGNSSQKLIAGATGLVLFLMLLFPTITADGNAVYILSRFGATGMFLSITTGLFVGVVMNFAAKRSLFSEDTPIPDFVVGWFNSLLPITFILIVGWLITVQFNIDFFEVIVAVFSPLASIVQSYPGFVLSVFIPAFLYTFGISGWVMMPAIYPVYMAGLAANAEAVTSGGTASNIATQETVYALISIGGVGTTLSLSVMMLVLSKSIQLKAIGKAVIVPSIFNINEPLFFGAPIAFNPYLMIPTWINALLVPSIAYFVMTVNLVNIPAQSFLLWYMPYPVTSYLATQDWRGIIACLAIIVITWLVYLPFFKAYDNSLLKKEKLEAQETTSEMATN from the coding sequence ATGAACAACAAAGTGATGGATTTTATGACGAATAAATTTGCTCCAAAAGTAAATAAAGTTGTTAAAAATCCTTGGGTCTCTGCGATACAAGATGCAATTATGTCAGCACTTCCGTTAGTTTTTGTCGGTTCTTTAGTGACCATTGTTTCCTTACTCAAAAATTTATTTCCTAAGATGCCTGATTTCTCCATGATTAGTAACTTTTCTTTTGGGATGTTTGGTTTGGTTGTAGCTTTTTTGATTCCATATTATGTAATGGAAAAAAAAGGCAATAGTAGCCAAAAATTAATCGCTGGTGCGACGGGATTGGTGCTCTTCTTGATGCTCTTATTTCCGACAATTACAGCAGATGGGAATGCCGTTTATATTTTATCAAGGTTTGGGGCAACTGGGATGTTTTTATCGATTACAACAGGTTTATTTGTGGGAGTAGTAATGAATTTTGCCGCAAAACGCTCGTTGTTTAGTGAAGATACACCTATACCAGATTTTGTTGTTGGCTGGTTTAATAGTCTTTTACCAATTACGTTCATATTAATAGTAGGATGGTTAATTACCGTTCAATTTAATATTGATTTCTTTGAAGTAATTGTTGCTGTTTTTAGTCCACTTGCATCAATTGTACAATCTTATCCAGGGTTTGTTTTATCTGTATTCATTCCAGCATTCCTTTATACATTTGGGATTTCAGGGTGGGTGATGATGCCGGCGATTTATCCAGTTTATATGGCCGGACTCGCAGCAAATGCAGAAGCTGTGACGAGTGGTGGAACTGCCTCAAACATCGCAACGCAAGAAACTGTCTATGCCTTAATTTCCATTGGCGGGGTAGGCACGACTTTATCGCTTTCCGTGATGATGCTCGTTTTAAGTAAATCGATTCAACTGAAGGCAATCGGAAAAGCCGTGATCGTTCCTTCCATTTTTAATATTAATGAACCGTTATTTTTCGGAGCACCAATTGCCTTCAATCCTTACTTAATGATTCCAACATGGATAAATGCTTTATTAGTACCAAGTATCGCGTACTTTGTTATGACAGTTAATTTAGTTAATATACCAGCACAGTCATTTTTACTTTGGTATATGCCTTATCCAGTAACATCCTATTTAGCAACACAAGATTGGCGCGGGATTATTGCTTGTTTAGCGATTATCGTGATAACTTGGCTCGTATACCTGCCATTCTTTAAAGCATATGACAACTCTTTGCTCAAAAAAGAAAAACTAGAAGCACAAGAAACAACCAGTGAAATGGCAACAAATTGA